TCACCAAGCTCTGTCAGTTGCACTAACTGCGACATCTCTTCTACGGAAGTCTCGACCAGTACAACTTCTTCACTTTTCAGTAACTCAATGAGCAGTTCAAGGAGCACCTCAGAAACTGGTACAGCATCATACTCAGCATCATACTCAACGCTGTCAACCGTGACCACCGTGATCCAAGGTACGGAAACGACCTACACCACTTGGTGTCCATTAACAACCACGATGGAAACAGAATGTACACAGGAAACCTGCTCTCCCGTTACCACGGCATCACAGTCCTTGAGATCCGGATCTTCGAGTATATGCGTTACATGTCAGTCCGAAACAAACAGTCTGACAAGCTTTCCTTCTGCCTCATCCACGTTCTCTAGCAGCGTTTCAACTAGCAGCATTTCAACTATACCAAGCAATGGGGCAAGTTCATCGACTTCCGCCAATTGCACAAACTGCGGGGTCTCTTCTACTGGGTCAGCGTCGATCAGCACAACTTCTTCGGTTTCGAGCAACCGAATTAGCAGTTCCTCGGACTATTGTGTAGGGCCAAGCTGCACAAGCGTCCTGACTACGTCTTTCACCTCCTCTTGTGCTGATGAGCACTGCTCCGCTTCGTCCATTGCAAGCAGCACGGTAGAGTTCGGTACAGAATCCCATTCTACGCTGTCGACCGTAACCACCTTCATCGAAGGAACAGAAACAACTTACACCACTTGGTGCCCGCTAACATCAATAGTGGAAACTCATTGCACACAAGAAAGCTGCTCTTCCGCCACCGTAACGTCCCAATCCCTGAGTTCCGAGTCCCCGACCACATGCATTACGTGCCAGTCCGAAACAACCACTCTGACaagcctttcttctgcCTCAGGATCATCCATTTCCTCTAGCAGCGTTTCGACAACATCAAGCAAGGAGTCAAGCTCATCAGATTCTGCCAGTTGCACCAACTGCGAGTTGTCTTCTACCGAGTCAGTTGCGATCAGTACAGTTTCTTCGGTTTCCACTAATCCAATTGGTAGTTCAAGTAGCGCATCAGGATCTAGCACAGAACAGCATTCTACGCTGTCAACCGTAACCACCTTCATCGAAGGAACAGAAACGACCTACACCACTTGGTGCCCGCTAACATCAAAAGTGGAAACTCATTGCACACAAGAAAGCTGCTCTTCCGCCACTGCGACGTCCCAGTCCTTGACTTccgaatcttcttcaggtGATATGCATCCAATAACCGAGAACTCTTCGTCAGCCTCCTGCAAAGATTGCACGCAAGCGAATGAAAGCAGTTCAACACTTGCACCCAGTGCAAGCAGTCAAGAAAGTATCGGTTCTTCCTCGATAAGTACAACCACCTCAACCCAGTATTGTAGTGATGAGCATTGCACCAGCGCAGTAAAGACCTCCTCAGGAACGGAAAGCCCTACGAAAACAACAGCTACCTCATTCTCGACCATTACAACGACGACAACCCAGTCTTGTAGCGATGGAAATTGCTTTACCTCAAGTTCTGAATCAAGCACCACACTCATAGCGACGACTTCAAGCTGGAGTGAGACGTCTGTCTTCTGTGAAAACAGCGAATGCCAAGAGCATGCAAGTGCTAGCAGTCTTGTATCATCAGTGAAGTCAACGATCTCCGTTACAGTGCTAGTTCCTGTGACCATAACTTCGGAGAGCAACAAGCAATCGATAGTGACAACTAGCCCGATGGTCCAAACGTCACAAAGTATGACCACGATCGTGAACAGCGGCCAGACGGCTGGCTCGACATTGATTTCCTCGCTTCCTGGGGTGACGACGCCTTCATCaacatcttcaagtatAGCGGGGACGTCACAGCCGTCAAGCTCTCCAACGCTGATTACCACATTTTCTGGTAAAGCACCTAGTTTGGCTATGAATAAAGCTTTCGCAGGCCTTTTGATGCTAGCTTTCATTTAGATTATCCACTTGGATTGACAGACCGTCCTATGTAAGAAAGGTAGAATTTACTTTCCTTTAATTATGGTTCCCCGAAAATCGGTGACAGTTACTTCCTCGTTCGAATCATCATCATAATCATACCATTCACGACCGTCCTCCAGCTCGAAAGTCATTTGTTTCCCTGAAGTCAACTCTGCATTGAAGTTTAGGTTCTCAGGATGGAACTGCGTAACCTCGCAGCCACGGCAGTCTAAAGAGAGCAACACGCAACTTTCCGACGGCACGTTCTTGATTCCGTTCTTCTTCCTAATatccttcatcttctggatctggCCTGGGTCTGCTTCAGCAGGATTGTACAAGTATTGTTCAAAGGAGGAAATGTTTATTGAGCAATCGCTACCACAGAATTTGCACCGCATGACAAAAGACGCCTCTCCTCTACTTCCCGGCATTTCAGTCTTTTCGAACCGATTCATGCCAACAGAAGAGCTGTGTTGCTCTCTGCAGTGGGTGCAAACGAGATCAAAGGTGTACTGAGCTGCATCTTGCTCCGTATCTTCCGGATAAATTTGCTTAATATTGTCACTCATAGTGGCTTCAATGGCTAGGTACAGCATGATTTCGATATTGAACACTCTGTGCTGTACAACTTGGCAATTCTGTCTTTTCGATAGTTGGTTTTACCCATATTTTTCTAGGCCTTTTAAAGCCTTGACCTACATTGaccaacttcaagaacaaaagaCAGAGAAGCTGAATCAGAGGTTTAGGAAGCGCTTACGATCCCATTTCTGAGCCAAATACGGGCGATTGTATGCTGTCACGTCTATGCTATCGGGGGCATGCATCGCGTTAGACTGAAAATAGGCCAATTCTCACGAAGATGGTATGGCTTCAGAGTTAGAAACGATGTCTTTTGCCCTGGGAACAAATCTGGGGGGTTGATTTTGAACACAAATCAGCGGGGCTTGGCACGTATATTGTGGAAGTATTTCAATGCTCCAGGGAATGTGATGTTTGTTACCATGAATATCGTGACTTTTGCAGGCATAGTTACTTATAGCTCCCTGGTATCTGCCCACAGAGAGAGGGTActcgaagaaagattttATCTTACCCAAGGAGCTTTAGAGCAGGAGACGTTATGGGCCCGAGAACACCAACAAAACGAGCAAGAGATTTGCAGGATACAAGGAGACGAGACGCAGGACGTTACTGAAGATGCCGCTATGGATCTGGAGGATGCCACAGCCTCTTCCGCCCTACCTGAATATATATCCAGTGACATATCGCTACCAAAAGCTGGCAAATGTGATACGTACAGCTCGCAGATGGCTAAAATGTCATTATTTCACATGTTTTACGCTTATTCTCTCTGCAAACAGGTAGCATTCAATAGCGTGGGTCGCGAAGATCGCAGCGAACAATGGACTAGAGAAGTTGAGTCTCTCAggaagcagcaggagcTCCACTCAGGTGGAAGAAACACCAAAATGAATACACGCGCATTTACAGACACATTTTACAGCTCGTGGAGGGCCGATTTTGCCGAAGTTTTTGCAGGCCTGACTAAGTCGCAACAATTTCACTTCCCTGATTGGAAACACTACCCGTTCGACTTACGTTACATCTGCAAAACCCTGTACACTGGCGAAATGAACACCATAGAGGACTTCCAGAACTTCTACGATTCGATCGACGCCTGGGAGCTGAAGCGACTGCTGCGGCTCTGGCTCTACGACTATTCCCATCTGATCAAACCGACAACCGGCAAGGATAAGGAACTTTTCTACCAAAGGCTGATCCAAGACTGCCATAATGACAACAGACTGTTTTGCAAATACTCGTCCATGCTTCTCGACCCTGCGAGCCCCTGCAAGAATCTGTTCTTCAGGCCATGTAGGGCAATACCAAGCGCGTCAATTAAAACTGTCCTTGACGTCCTGCAAGAATATATTTCTCTCAATGAGCTGCGAGGTATAGCGCATTACGACGCAATCATACGAATAGTCTCCATGATCCGCACAGACTGCGTAATGTCGCGCTCGAAGTCTGATCCCAAATCTGCGCAGCAGGTTCGCATCTTGCTGCCGACGGACGGCGACAGGGCTCAGCTGCAAGCTGAAGTAAGCCAAGAGGAGCGGAAAAAGTGCTTCCAGCTTGTGAAGCGCAATCCCCAGACGGTACGACTGCTCACAGCCATTGCCTCCTGGCACAAACCCAGCGAATAATAGCATATATCCTTGTAAATACCACGT
Above is a genomic segment from Torulaspora globosa chromosome 1, complete sequence containing:
- a CDS encoding uncharacterized protein (ancestral locus Anc_6.368), with the translated sequence MLYLAIEATMSDNIKQIYPEDTEQDAAQYTFDLVCTHCREQHSSSVGMNRFEKTEMPGSRGEASFVMRCKFCGSDCSINISSFEQYLYNPAEADPGQIQKMKDIRKKNGIKNVPSESCVLLSLDCRGCEVTQFHPENLNFNAELTSGKQMTFELEDGREWYDYDDDSNEEVTVTDFRGTIIKGK
- the PET494 gene encoding Pet494p (ancestral locus Anc_6.369), giving the protein MHRVRLKIGQFSRRWYGFRVRNDVFCPGNKSGGLILNTNQRGLARILWKYFNAPGNVMFVTMNIVTFAGIVTYSSLVSAHRERVLEERFYLTQGALEQETLWAREHQQNEQEICRIQGDETQDVTEDAAMDLEDATASSALPEYISSDISLPKAGKCDTYSSQMAKMSLFHMFYAYSLCKQVAFNSVGREDRSEQWTREVESLRKQQELHSGGRNTKMNTRAFTDTFYSSWRADFAEVFAGLTKSQQFHFPDWKHYPFDLRYICKTLYTGEMNTIEDFQNFYDSIDAWELKRLLRLWLYDYSHLIKPTTGKDKELFYQRLIQDCHNDNRLFCKYSSMLLDPASPCKNLFFRPCRAIPSASIKTVLDVLQEYISLNELRGIAHYDAIIRIVSMIRTDCVMSRSKSDPKSAQQVRILLPTDGDRAQLQAEVSQEERKKCFQLVKRNPQTVRLLTAIASWHKPSE